From Spea bombifrons isolate aSpeBom1 chromosome 6, aSpeBom1.2.pri, whole genome shotgun sequence, a single genomic window includes:
- the CCDC24 gene encoding coiled-coil domain-containing protein 24: MLQPVSDQDSGYGELVEPPPSLWRLVEEQVPVTERAEIKRILGDAAVDLSLELHGEVEVLLDIWRDLKSTSWCPRQSSPHSLSSLLADPPVIKDMVTQEIRMLLLSVRQKARRDGLDEERVLSKYNPKVVNYVMGESRPPSRIGSSCSRYSGGRRSQTGSTGRDLRPLSSLSSGSSIEDDLEELKDKLKISDIDEVIAHLKSLLEDECRTLEKDISFLQQRLELEHQYGAESQAASPEPSLSELKEERRIIEADLHLQQSPVTSLLYQKNTSKSTKRPLDAPTISLSENQRARAASRRSLSGGLRDSELKVAPCPPSSKLKVQENRRPSSGNISGPLIPTCAALPLPPAVNAKSEQSKDIRTRTVLNQPSKSQSIAVKDMFRSSPDRHKNSETILKATYGQNPETSSAVRDPDKSFLGLDSGFVPTPPQVQRPTGTSSSSSTLRRLRTQQSISPS; this comes from the exons ATGCTGCAGCCCGTCAGTGACCAGGACAGCGGTTATGGAGAACTCGTCGAGCCGCCTCCGTCACTTTGGAGACTTGTGGAGGAGCAGGTGCCGGTAACCGAGAGGGCTGAGATCAAGAGGATCCTGGGAGATGCAGCTGTTGACCTCAGTTTAGAGCTTCACGGAGAG GTTGAGGTCCTCCTGGACATATGGAGAGACCTAAAGTCTACCTCCTGGTGTCCAAGACAAAGTTCTCCCCACAGCCTCAGTTCACTCTTGGCCGATCCTCCCGTGATTAAGGACATGGTGACTCAGGAGATACGGATGCTTCTGCTGAGTGTGCGACAAAAGGCTCGACGTGATGGACT GGACGAGGAGCGGGTCCTCTCCAAGTACAACCCTAAAGTAGTGAACTATGTCATGGGGGAGAGTCGCCCTCCAAGCAGGATTGGGAGCAGCTGTTCCAGGTACAGCGGGGGGCGCAGGTCGCAGACAGGCAGCACCGGAAGAGATCTACG ACCTCTGTCCTCCCTGTCTTCTGGGTCCAGCATCGAAGATGACCTCGAAGAACTGAAAGACAAGCTTAAGATTTCTGACATTGATGAGGTTATCGCACACCTAAA ATCTTTACTTGAAGACGAATGCAGGACGCTGGAGAAAGATATCAGCTTCTTGCAG CAACGTCTGGAATTAGAACATCAGTATGGTGCCGAATCTCAGGCTGCGTCACCGGAACCATCGCTGTCAG AGTTGAAGGAGGAAAGGCGTATTATCGAGGCGGACTTACACCTTCAACAGTCACCTGTAACCTCATTGCTTTACCAAAAGAACACCAGCAAGAGCACAAAAAG ACCATTAGATGCTCCAACAATTAGCTTGTCTGAGAATCAACGCGCCAGAGCCGCTAGTAGAAGATCTTTATCTGGCGGTTTACGAGACAGTGAACTTAAAGTTGCTCCCTGCCCACCAAGTTCGAAGCTCAAGGTCCAGGAGAATAGGAGACCCAGCAGCGGTAATATATCTGGCCCGCTAATACCAACATGCGCAGCTCTGCCACTCCCGCCCGCTGTTAATGCAAAGAGTGAGCAAAGCAAAGATATCAGAACCAGAACCGTTCTCAACCAACCAAGTAAATCACAGAGCATCGCAGTGAAGGACATGTTCCGTTCTTCACCCGACCGCCACAAGAATTCAGAGACAATTTTGAAAGCCACGTATGGCCAAAACCCAGAGACATCCTCCGCTGTGCGGGATCCTGATAAATCTTTTCTAGGACTGGATTCTGGTTTTGTTCCCACGCCACCCCAAGTACAGCGACCAACTGGTACGTCCAGTTCCTCCTCTACCTTACGAAGACTGAGGACCCAGCAGTCAATATCTCCATCCTGA